The stretch of DNA tttattcatgagagacacagagataaagaaaggcagagacactggcagagggagaagcaggctccatgcaagaagcctgatgtgggacttgatcccgggtacccaggatcaggtcctgggctgaaggcagcaccaaaccactgagccacccaggctgccccaattttttttttttaagattttatttatttattcatgagagacacagagagagaggcagagacacaggcagagggagaagtgagctccatgcagggagcccaacatgggactcgatctcaggtctccaggatcaggccctgggctgaaggtggtgctaaaccactgagccacccgggctgccctaaatctacatttttaaatgatttttgtcACATTGGCATTAActtcagcaagaaaaaaatatataatatttatttttttttatttttttataacatttctttagatacaaggtaaagaaaataaatagcatgttCTTTTATTGTCTGTAGATTTATGAAGGTCTTAATCATCCTTGAATAATGATAGTATTCAAGAGCAAAATGAGGCCTCCTTAATTTTGATTATAACCTGCTCCAGTTCACTAAATTTCTTTGCTAAGTCTACCAAGCTTCCAGAATCCCCAGTCTGTAGAGCTCCACCTAGGCATTTATATGAGATATGACAGCAAGTAGGAGGCCAGGGATGAGAGACATTCTGTgtcaaaggaaaagcaaaaatcaaaaagtaACCTGAATTAACAGATCTGTCAAGAGTCAGGGAAGCAGGTGGAAGAGTTGCTTATCTTAGGAAGCAGTTAGAGGGCAGTGAGGCAGATATGGTAATTAATCTGCTAGTCCAGAGTTCCTCTTCTCTTCATAACTCTCCTTATTTTTGTTTAGGTAACTATACTACCCCAATGTAGCACATGTTCTTTGGAGGAAACCAACTCCATCACTGACTCTAGTAGTCAGGCCTCAGTGAACCATAATCCCACTCAAaagacatagttttaaaaaatgggcacatAACTTAGGACACAAAGAACAGTTTGGGGAGAATACCTGAAAAGCTCCCTAACTTCCCCAGAAACAACCCAAGCTCAGTCTCAACAAGGAGGCAAAGCATATGTACTTCCATGAGTCAGTCTTAAGATTAAAGCTGATACCATCTGGGAGGCAAAACTGAGAAATGCAAACAGACATTTATTTGATTATACCATGGAACATGTAGGTCATACCTACCCTAAAACTGCCGAAATACCACCAAATTTCTCCTTTATTAGTTATGTAAATTTGTCCAGGACTTTTTCCTCTTGCAACCACAAATGTCTCAATATATCGGAGATGCAAAGACTCCTAATTCATCACACAGAAACTTGAAAATATCAACAGATAAGGTTATTAAGGTTAAATTCATATTCTTAATAGAAGTCGTTATTATGTGCATTTGTTTTAAGGCTACAACTATTCATGAGCTACGTTACAAGAGTAGAAACTCTTGATGTACAACCTTGGAAgaaatcatgttaaaaaaaactgtaagtgGGTGAATAATATACATACCAGTTTGATAGGTCATAGTTCACACTTATTTTCCTGGCATCATTACTACTAGACACTCATCATGCTCAAGTGTCCCAACATATACATTTACCCTGGCTCTAAAGCATGttttttttgatttgtatattgttatcttcagaaaaataacagCAATCCATGAAAATGCCTGGAGAACTCTAAAAGGTAAAACAATTCCATCTTTAAGACCTGAGATTgggagatgcttgggtggctcaatggttgagcacctgcctttggctcagggcatgatcctggagtcccaggattgagtcccacatcaggcttcctgcaaggagtctgcttctccctctgcctgtatctctgcctctctctctgtgtctctcatgaataaatcaataaaatctttaaaagaaaaaaaaagacctgagatTGGTTAAGAAAAAAGTGGTACTAGGAAAAATGTCTCTGCCCATAAAGAATTAATAATCACTTTTAGGaggtcatttttattataattacattCTTGTAATTTCCTTTTACTGAACTGGTGCTATGGGAATGAATATTCAGGGGTTAGGGACCTTCATTTGTAAGAacaatgtaattcttttttttttttttaaagattttttttatttattaatgagaaacagggagagagagagagagaggcagagacacaggcagagggagaggcaggctccatgcagggaacccgacgtgggactcgatcccgggtcccaggatcaggccccgggctgacggcggcgctaaaccactgagccacccgggctgcccaagaacaatGTAATTCTTATGAAAACATCACAGGGAGCAAGATTTGAAAGCACTGGCAGGTTCTAAAATACATAGATATTTCTTCTATTATCTGCCACTGTGTCTAAAATACCTCTGTActccaaattcatttatttaggttcTAATTTCTTTATTCCTCTATTAAAGTTGACTCCCTACCACACTACCCATTAATGATAATACCTGATCAGAAGGGAAATGCCACTGCCATTTGGAAGCAAACCCCCCAGGACAGGAGCAAGATGGAGTCAAGAAAGGAAGAGGGTACCTGGTGCTCAAGAAGAGGGTGAAAAGTCGGGCTGTGCCAAGGGCATCCACGGCCCTTCCTACTTAAGCAAAACCTGTCATTTGCACCTTTGTTTTCCTCCACAGATAATCCCACCTTAGGAGCCGTGAAAGCTTAGAAAAAACCATAGCTAATGCCTATTATTACTTTAGTACTGCTTTCAAAGACATGCCCGTGTTCATTTGGCTGTATGATGCTGTGATTTCTGCCCAAACACATATACTGATTAGATAAACCAGGTTCAGGGATAAAAGGCAACCAGACAGCCTTTTCCCACAAAACATCCATGTACTTTCAGCGTCTTTCTGCACAGATGAGGTAGGGCTGGGGTTGCAATGTCATGCCTAATCGGGGCTTCAGATCTGGAACCAGCCCATGGGGGAAATGCAAGTGAAACCGCTGGAGCAATGCTGTGAAAAACAGGAACATCTCCATCCTAGCCAGCTGCTCTCCAAGGCAATGTCTTTTCcctaaacaaaaaagaacagcATGATTTTTTAGAATCcataatatttactaaaattcatATCTAGTATATGGATACCATTCACTAAGTCTGTTATTTAAAGAAAGAGGCagttatgtttattaaaaataacagctGGCACTTCAGTTCCTAGAGCCCATTTCTTTACCTTCTCTTGTCAGATCATGGACTTCTGTAAGCTTATTAATCCCCTTCCACACTTCCCTTGCACTTTGCAACACAGCCCAAGATATGCCATGAAAGATCAAATTTCAGGTAGAAATTTgaacaaatttcattttgttctataGATCCATGAGAAGTTCGTTTCAATTCAAATGCCTAAATGTGAACCCTTCCCCAATGAAAGAAGAGCTTCTAATCCATCTTCCATTGGTCTTGTGgtctgtgtactttttttttacagcaaaTGCAATAATTTTAGAGATGAGGTACAGTGAAGAAGAAGCCAAGAGAGCTATGTTTCAATTTCACTTCAAATTATGTCATTTCCTcccctgggtctcagtttctcaaGCTACCTGTTCCTACAGACTTCTAGCCCTTCAAGTTTTGATCCAAACCCAAATCCACAAGCAAAAAAGTTTCAGAAGAAGCCACAGCTTCTCAACAATTTCTAAGTGTTGAGTACAAACAGGTGTTAATGACCTCTAATTAAACCAATCTCTCCTGTAAGATTCAATGCTGTATTTTCAGAGTTGGAGTCTTTAATTCTACAACAGAACGTTTCAGATGAAGATGTCATACATGATAAATCATCATTATGCTCTGTCCTAAAGTTGTGTCCTTGTGAAAGTTTTCTTACCTAGGGAAAATGGAACCAAAGCCTCCTTCTTGGCAAAATATCCACTGCTGTCCAGAAATCGCTCAGGATAGAATATTTCTGGGTTTCTCCAGTACTTTTCATCAAAATGTACAGAATAAAGATTTGTAATTACTGTTGTGCCTTTAGGAATGGAATAACCACGTACAACTGCATCTTCAGAGGTTGCATGGAAAATTCCTAATGGCACTATATTACAGAATCTTAAAACTTCATGCAAGACTGCCTCAGTATAAGGCATTTTGCATTTGTCATCCCAAGAGGGCTTCCCAGTGGGTCCCATAATTAAATCGATCTCTTTCTGAACTTGTCCTGTTAGAGAAAAAGTGTTCAAGTTATTATGCAATTCTTAGAATTACATCCAAAGTAATTTCCCTTTGGATAGCCTATATAATAAGTCAACAAGGTACGGGTACCAGATTCAGATTTTTCATTATCTGGGAGTTCTTTTTAAACATAGGCCATATATTGTGTGCCACCAGAAACCAATGTTCTGAGTAACTCTTTTGTGAAAAACACactaaaagtagtaaaaataattgtaataacaTCACTCTCAGCAAGGGAAATAGTGAAACATAAAACTTgaattaaaggaaacaaaacagggttcaggtcccagctctgccacttccaGTGGCTGAGATTGGGCAAGTCAGCCATTTAGCTGGAGAAAACGGGCATAAAGAGACCCATCTCTGACATTTTTACATGACTGGAGGTAACATATGTGAAACTCTTTAtaactatgaaatatttttcttgttggcTAGCACAGCATAAATTCctaaataaaatgctttgtaCATACCCAAAGACTCTAAAACATGTGTAAGTCCTAAATGTAGggacagccctgagatcaagaggatCCTCACCTTGTATATTAGGATAAAGGGCCATGAAAAGAATTGCCCACCGAAGCACATTGGTTGTAGTTTCAGTTCCAGCAATGATGAGTTCACCCACGGAAAAAATGAGGTTTTCCTTGGAGAAAGTACATGATGGGTCATTTTTACCTTGATCCATCTCATTTAAATAAGCATCAACAAAATGCTGGGGTGACTGAGGCTTTCTGTTGATGGAAGCTTTTTCAATAAGCCTGGAGAGAAAATCATACACTACAGCTGCATTTCTAAATAGCTGTTGATGTTTTCCAAAAGGTATGATACCAATCCATGGAAAGGCATTATACAAGAAGACTGAGGCACTGGCTGCTAGTTCCACATTTTCACTAAATAACTCAATCATGTGCTGAAAATCCGTGTCTTCATAAGTGAAGCGTTCTCCAAAAATGATCAGATTGGTTATGTTTGAAACAgcatttgttattaattgtttaaGGTCAAAAGGTCTACCTTTGTATGTTTCAATAGCATCAATAAAAAAATTggtttcttctaagat from Canis lupus dingo isolate Sandy chromosome 21, ASM325472v2, whole genome shotgun sequence encodes:
- the LOC112667671 gene encoding vitamin D 25-hydroxylase isoform X3, whose translation is MIELFSENVELAASASVFLYNAFPWIGIIPFGKHQQLFRNAAVVYDFLSRLIEKASINRKPQSPQHFVDAYLNEMDQGKNDPSCTFSKENLIFSVGELIIAGTETTTNVLRWAILFMALYPNIQGQVQKEIDLIMGPTGKPSWDDKCKMPYTEAVLHEVLRFCNIVPLGIFHATSEDAVVRGYSIPKGTTVITNLYSVHFDEKYWRNPEIFYPERFLDSSGYFAKKEALVPFSLGKRHCLGEQLARMEMFLFFTALLQRFHLHFPHGLVPDLKPRLGMTLQPQPYLICAERR
- the LOC112667671 gene encoding vitamin D 25-hydroxylase isoform X1, with the translated sequence MRGPPGAEACAAGLGAALLLLLFVLGVRQLLKQRRPAGFPPGPSGLPFIGNIYSLAASGELAHVYMRKQSRVYGEIFSLDLGGISAVVLNGYDVVKECLVHQSEIFADRPCLPLFMKMTKMGGLLNSRYGRGWVDHRKLAVNSFRCFGYGQKSFESKILEETNFFIDAIETYKGRPFDLKQLITNAVSNITNLIIFGERFTYEDTDFQHMIELFSENVELAASASVFLYNAFPWIGIIPFGKHQQLFRNAAVVYDFLSRLIEKASINRKPQSPQHFVDAYLNEMDQGKNDPSCTFSKENLIFSVGELIIAGTETTTNVLRWAILFMALYPNIQGQVQKEIDLIMGPTGKPSWDDKCKMPYTEAVLHEVLRFCNIVPLGIFHATSEDAVVRGYSIPKGTTVITNLYSVHFDEKYWRNPEIFYPERFLDSSGYFAKKEALVPFSLGKRHCLGEQLARMEMFLFFTALLQRFHLHFPHGLVPDLKPRLGMTLQPQPYLICAERR
- the LOC112667671 gene encoding vitamin D 25-hydroxylase isoform X2, whose protein sequence is MKMTKMGGLLNSRYGRGWVDHRKLAVNSFRCFGYGQKSFESKILEETNFFIDAIETYKGRPFDLKQLITNAVSNITNLIIFGERFTYEDTDFQHMIELFSENVELAASASVFLYNAFPWIGIIPFGKHQQLFRNAAVVYDFLSRLIEKASINRKPQSPQHFVDAYLNEMDQGKNDPSCTFSKENLIFSVGELIIAGTETTTNVLRWAILFMALYPNIQGQVQKEIDLIMGPTGKPSWDDKCKMPYTEAVLHEVLRFCNIVPLGIFHATSEDAVVRGYSIPKGTTVITNLYSVHFDEKYWRNPEIFYPERFLDSSGYFAKKEALVPFSLGKRHCLGEQLARMEMFLFFTALLQRFHLHFPHGLVPDLKPRLGMTLQPQPYLICAERR